The following nucleotide sequence is from Trifolium pratense cultivar HEN17-A07 linkage group LG2, ARS_RC_1.1, whole genome shotgun sequence.
CAACTGTGTGATTGTTGGATCAAAGTTGTGTTTGATCGAACAAACTTGTAGCAGCGCGTGAAGAGGATCCAAAGTCACCACGTCCACCGCAATGTCATTAAATTTAAGATAGGACAATTAGTAAACTGTGAACTTAGATCCAACGACTCTGCGCGGTGCAAATATGTTACCTTGGTGGATCACAAATGGTTGATTATATAGAATGTTTCAACTTAGACACTTAAATCAAAAGTCATAAAGGAAGGAACAATTTTGGACTTAGTACTCTTGAGAGAGAAaaagtaatagtaataaaacaatgaaaaagaGAAGAATCTATATATAAAGATCACTTATTCACTAGGGCTGACCTGGTTGGATTCCCTTTGCCAGAAAAGAATTAATTTTACTGAATTCTTTGGCCAAATTTATACTACTATTTTAGTATTGATACATGACAGAGACATTAATGAGTGTTTATATATCCTAGTTCAATTGGTAAATTTTGATATTGCTAAGTTAAACGCCTTCACTTGAATTCGAACTGAGACCTCACGATCGAATAATTTTCAGTAGTGTTTGTCACTTCGTCTACAAAAGAAGAGATAAAGTCTTGTATTATTGACTGACTAATGTGCAACAAGAATAAGGTGAGGATGTATATGCTCCATTATTATGTGTAGCAAATTTTCAGAAATGTTGTTCCAAATAAGGCTGCACAAGCTTTACCTTACCACCATTGCAATCAAGTCTTACTACTATGACAAGGGTACATTTTATCAGTAGGTGAGTCTTTATTAGCTTCATTACCGGAAGGATTCAGTCCAGGGAGGCCAGTGAGTAATTTATGTCATGTTTTTTAtgccaaatttcaattttatgtaGGATTTAAAGATATGTTCGATCCTGGCTTGGACATGCAtcaatgttaaaactcttagagaGAGTTTGCCacctattttgatttttgagtcCCACGAGGCTCGAGAGATTAGTCTCTCCAGTTGCGCACAAATGATATCGAGTTtacgcaaaaaaaaaagatatgtatTGTCGGTCTAATAAAATAGGTCAACACTATCatcatccaataaaaaataaaacactaaatGTTTTAATTGCGTGAATGATATGAAAAATTCGTTGACTATGTCGGTGTAAAACAATTGTACATTAACGTAATATAAATGACCGTTCGGAAAAAGTTAAACTTGAAACACCGTTAACCAAATTTTGCATATACTTTATCATCTAAACCTATGTTAACTATCTTTGatgttgaaaaataataaataatggttggtttaaataagaataaactctgatttcaaataaattttatctATTCATGTAGAGATGGAGATACtcttttaataagaaaaatggCAAACATAATGTTGGTGTCTTTCAGCACAGCTCAGCTGATAGTACAaccatacatatattttagtattttacacAGTATATTGCAGTTAAGGGGGCAGGCTATTTACTTCCACTGCTTGTGATTGCTATCAAGATAGTGACTATACTAAAATTGTAGTAAAGAAGAAATGGAAACCCCATAGAGaaacagaaaatataaaatagtacTGAATTTCATTATTGACACTATCTATAGTTTGAATGGATATTCAATAGACCTCAAATTTGGAGTATTCTTTGAATATCCAATGCATGAGGGGTACATGCAGATATGAACAGAAAATCCAATAACTTAGGCATGAGTACAAACACGAAGCAACAGTTAAATATCCTATGTACTCTCACTAAATTTTGCCCTTATCATAGATTACAAAAAATGTCACATTAGATCAAAATCAAGCAGAAAATGCTTGGTTATTTcctaaagttttgtttttttcaatgCAATTGACAGGACTATGAATTTGCCTTGCTGTACAAATAAAATAACCAATTTTCCAAATAAGGAGGAAATGTTATCCTCTGTATTATTCCATATATAATGATGGCTTGATTAACGAAAACTTATCTTTTGAATCTATCTTCCTATGATATAATCTATGGAAGCCTGAATTTCCAAGCCTCttgatatattaattaaaaataagaatgtTATCAAATGAAATCGGGTTGGCCTGTCGAAGTTAAGCAACGATGCCACATTCGACTGTTTGGATCCACCAACTGAGGATGCGATATTACTTCGGTGATCGGAAAGTAAGCATAATGTGTGTTACATGTGCCTACTGTAATGCCGCTGTATCCAGCAAACGCGCCATGAACCTGCAATACAAAAGCTTAGAATCAATATCAATACTGTACTAGTGTTAGAACAACAACCTTgattcaaaagaaaacaaaaacaaagaacaTAACAAATTTGATTACGGAGTTAGGCTAGTTGTGCTTATGTCTTCGCCTGTAGAATGACTGTAGTACCTTCCTATTATTTAAGCTTAAGGTTACAGATCACACATTGTGTTTAAATACTACAATTCAATTTACAAGATTAGCTTTGAACCGTACCGCCAACTTGATATTGACATATCAGTGTTAATGCCATATGGATTCTGTGCTTGAGGGATCGTTTTCTCATTCCAGGTCACCCATCCATAAGAAATAATCACAAACTAGAGAAAACATTAAATGCAGTGACCCTCCTAATCCTAGAAAGCATAAATAAAGTTTCTAAAGCAGCAAAACTATATGTAGGACAATAAGAATCAGAAAGATGAGTGGAGATAACATGATTACAAGGGTAATTCAATCTCTATGGTACTGAATGTTTCATTAACCACAGTTtattgttaatatatatttgatatttcattGATATTTACATAGTATATCAATAGAAACATAGTAACTTCAATTGAGATCTACATTTTTCATACTTTAATATAAGACAAGTAGTTCACAGTATTGTTTTCGATCGCAGATCACATGAATTAGTGGTTTGTTGAAATTCTGCTACACAACAGTTCTAAAGTACCGCTATCTAAAAACATTTTGTACTACATAGCTTACCCCAGACGCGATTTATTTAAATTCTGCCACACTATACTTGCTATTTAATAACACTGATTCGCAGTAAAGAGTTGATGAGAGTAGAAGGCCGATAAACTTCCTTAAAAAGTGAAATCTACATATGCATAATGGGCAAAGGTAGAGAGGAAGAGTGACCAACCGCATTTTGTCCAAGTACGGTGCATAAAATTCCGTCTGAAGCATTTGCTCGACACGCCCGGATCATGTATGTTGGATCAATATATTTCACATCAGCAAGAACATCAATCTCCTTGAAATATTTTTTCGTCTGAAATAAAAACAGTTGTTGTAAGGAATCACTTCAATATGCATCTACATTACAAAACAACTCAACTCAATGCAATATTCGTTTTGATAGGCTCACAACAATATGCAACATAAGCCATACTTAAACACAATCCTTGCATTATACCTCAAAATATGCAGTTTGAATTTTTCTATTAACAAAAATGAAACTAGGAAAGCAGATCAAGATCACAACGAGCTGTGTCATGTATCACTCATTTCACAACGAGCTTTTTTTACTGGCCAAATAATACTACCTCCGTCACTAAAATATAGGTTCCCCTTGAGTAAATCACGAGAATTAGGTTGGTTGTGATATTAAAAAAGCCTTATCATTGCTGTTTTATAGGTATAGACTGATTATTAATAATTGGTTAAGTGCATGGTGAAATTGTAAATGTCTATCCATGAATGTTACAGTCACCATGccttatttttatgttttttttcagATTAAgccaaaattttattaaagaaaaaacacaccataAAGCACAAGAAATACTTTGAGGGTGCTAAGAATTACAAAAGAAAGGAAACCGGCATGTGATCTGCAAAACCAGAACCACACAACACCAGGTAGCAGACATTAGACAAGCACCTATACCAGCTTGAGAAAAATGAAAGAACCATACATGACATGCTTTGCAACCTACAAAACACCTAACCTTACCAAACAAAATAATGGCCATTCCCAATTATATGCCAACACTATTCTGGTTGGACTAAATTTACAAAAGGATTTGATGAATCTTCATGCTCATATGCACTCTATCACAATCAATGATCCTAACCAACTTCCACCATTCAAAATAGAGGCGCGATATTTGCTGAGCCACTAAGGACTGATTTGCGGATTAAGAATCAACATAGATGAAAAGGCCTAGACCTTTCCACAAACCAGCACCTAGACAGCAAGAAGAGCTTCCCCTAACATAAAATACAATCACACATTTCTGCTCACAGGGCAGCAAAAACTCTAGACCACTGGCCACAATACAAACGCTAGATTGCTGccttgttttatattttaattctagtacCTAGTAATCTTATCATATTTTGTTTGAGACTTAATCtatttaagaaaaacaaaaatatataaatatctGATTTTCATGAAGTGTCAGCCCATTTAGATTATTGTAAGAACCATAAGCAAATAATATCAAACCTCTTGCTGGATATAAACGCCAATGTCTCCAAATTTAACATTCCCTGAAGCATCGGTATCATTAGTTTTTTGAAGTAAATTCTGCGTCAGGATGATAAAACTGATCAGCAAGTTTGTTTTTCTATGTCgaatgttatattttttgaggaaaaaaacaTATCAGTAATATAaggtttgttgattttttatttgtgaaaacaattataaaatcTAAATCACCTGTCCTGCTCCCTCTGCCACGCAAACTACAGCCGATCCTTTTGATTCAATGAGATACTTGAGATGACTCAAAACTCCATGAGGTCCATGTAAATTGAAAGGAACCTTTGAACCACGGATAGAACTTGTATCAGTTTATCTATACAACAAAGAAAGATAGCTATGATCAAATTTATCTTACATACCTCAGGAATTAGACATATGTCAATCTGCCCACTGGCTAAGGAAGATTGCATTGCTATGAATCCACTGCTACGACCCATTAATTTCACAATCCCGATCCCATGATATGCACTATGCGCCTAATAACATGATGAAAAGATATAACGATTATATTTAccaaattgaaaacaatatttGAGTCTATCAAATTGATTAAGTATCAAGTAATTCACCTCAATATATGCAGAATTTATTGCTCTTTGTGCTTCTTCAACAGCCGTGTCAAAGCCAAAAGTTTTGTCCATCAATAGAATGTCGTTGTCTATAGTTTTAGGCACTCCAATTACCGACACTTTAAGTCGTCTTTTACAGCACTGGAGGCAAAGTAATCTTAAAATCATTAGACTCTATAGATTACAAATTGATCCAATTGAatgcaattaattaattaatacaagGTTCCAGGATTGAAAACCTCATTGTGAATTGCATTTGCACCGGCATGTGTACCATTTCCACCCAACACAAAGAGCATGTTGATCCCTCTTTCCTGCAATCAATGatatgcatataaaatgtgcACACAACACGTAGAGACGAACACATATTTATCTCTACggaataatcaatttttttaataaaatggaTCAACAACCTCCAAACTGTCGACAATTTCATCAACTCCAGGTCCTCCACGCGACACTCCTAATAGGCTACCACCTGAAAGATGAATGTTTTGAACTACTTTCCTTGACAGCTGAAAAGGAAAGCCCAATATACTAACTAGTATTAGAAAGGGCTCAGGTTCAATAGActtaatatcaaattttaatcgATTGTTGTTTAAACCAAAGTCAGCAAGAAGAGAATTATTAGGTTACCTGTACTTCTGTCAAATCTGCGTCAGTAAAGCCGCGATAGCCAAAAGGAATTCCAACAATTTGTGTTACACCAtatatttcaagtgtgagtacAATCTGCAGTATATTCATTATTGAATcagaaatgtgatttttttttaaaagcttaAAAAGCACCCGGAAATCTTTTTAAAGCGGTTTTTAACCGCTGAAACAAACAAGccctttatttttactcaaGAATTTGTCATAGCTGTATCAGAAACAAGTTGATCACAAACATACCTGTCTAATGACATCGTTAAGACCAGGGCACAGTCCTCCACAAGTAACAATGGCTGCCTTTACTTCTTCTGGtttgaagtatatatttttCCGAGGTCCAGCTCGATGAACCCTACAAGGATTTCAAAACCTTTTATCATACTTCCATACACTAATCTTAGAAACAAAACTATATGCATCATCAAGAAGACTGAAACATTGAAACTATATATTGTAAGTAATATAACCATTCTATATGTTGATTTCTCAGTCACACATTCTTTCCctttcctaaaaaaaattaacaaggtGATTTCAATCAACGCTAAGTTCTTCAATTTCAAATCAACCTCTCAAGTTCCAATTAAAAAGGATGCTCCATTATATTAAATGTAGCAACATTAACATCCGTTCAACTAACATTCATAATCAGTCATTACAGTCAAGATTGACAATGAGAAATAAAATACTTACCATTGTTCCACCCAATTACAACCAGGATCAATGCACTCAGCGCCGGCAGATGTAGGTGATGAATGATATATTGTCTGAAAGTTCAAAGCAAACAAAAACATTAGCATCCAGCAATGGCAAAACATGTATTTTAAACATAATTGAAATCAGTTGATATCCATAGCAAGCATTTCACTTCAATTCAATTACAATAACAAAAGACATTCAACGCAAGATACGTGAAAAATGTATAAAATGTTCTCTCACACACGACATATATTAGCTTAATTGCAAACCAAAATAAACAAGTGTGCTAATAGCAGAGAGATACCACTTTTCAACCAATGAACCAGGCAGGCAGCACATTCCAACTTAAGGCGCCAAAATTTGAGCGAGTCAGTTAGTATTCTGTTAGGCCTTTAGTACAATATATGGGCTGAATAGAGAATTGGTTAAAACTGCTTATGTGACCAATCTGTTAGGGGGAATGGTAGTTATATAAGGACATGGATAGCAAGGCATTCAACATCTTTTCAGTTAGAACCTTCGTGGTGGGGAAGAGATAGAACCATCTCTTCTCCGAGGAGCAAGTGCTCAGGAATTACAAGGTTATTCTTCTGTAATATTTTCAGTTTCAATCAATAATactactttttcttttctcttaatTCGGATCTCTATCGTATTCCAATTCAAGTAGTCAATTATATATTATCCCGAAGGACTATGAAGTTATGAACAGCCACTCAAACACTTTGCGAGGGGTTCCATCCTCAAACACAAAGTTTATAGCTGCAAACATTGCACACGGTTTTCCAGAAAAAGACTAATACTATCCAAAATCTTcggaaaaaattaaatatcacggCTAAAGATGACACAATTTGAGGTGACATAACATGAGACATTAATCTAATGAAGATCCACATTAAACAATATCGAAATATTCACATTAACAACAACTATCAAGCTACCTCTTCATATACATGTTTGGTACCACAGTTGCTTGGACAAAATCACGGCGGCactgtgattttgttgaaactaTATAAACTGTAGATTCTTCAAAATCACGGTGACTCACTGTGGTTTTGCCAGTCTCACCGCAATACCAAACAATAAGCAATTTCAATTCAACCAACATAACTTAATGAATAATTCAAACTACCTTAAGAAGCACTCTATCATTATCATTAATGTATCCATGCCAATCCTCACCAGAATGATAATTTCCAGGAAAATCCTTAGTCATAGGAGTTCTGTCACACAAAGAACAACCGAGTTTAATTTCGATACAACCATTGGTATATAACAAAAAGTTTCACCTATCATACATTTAACTCTGAAAGTAGTTACAATTAAAGTCAAACATTTTAACTAATATAacaaaaagagtttaattttaatacattgtcgaagtaaaatattttatgcTATCAGTACATCACAATCAATATTCATACTAAAGTCGCGCATTTTAAATGATATGATGATTATGTATGATTAACTAAGTAAAACACattaatgaaataaattatgATTAACTGATATAATAAAAGATATTAATCCATTGTTAAATTACAAACCTCATTTTAAGACAGAACGTAGAAGGCATAGATTCCTCATCAGGGAATGTATCAGTAACATGAGGGAGTCGAAAGCGCGCTTCGAAATCTTCTTTGAATTTAGATTTCCAATCAGGATCATTATAATCAATTACGTAATCTGAATCAATAGAGTTAATAGTGTTGTTGTTTTGGTTCTTAAGCTGAGAAAAAACACGAACATTGTTCGTGACTCTGAATGAACGAAAAAGACGAGAATTATTGGAGTAACgaagtgaagaagaagaatgatgaAGGATTGTGATGTTAGGGGTGATCACGTGAGAAAGAGTATccattgattattattattaatgaaaatgagaatgagaatgagaatTGTGATTGAATTGAAGAGAACGAAGAAGAAAGTATGAAAGGTTTAATTTCAAGTTGTTTCGGGTTTGTTTGTTAGGTTTGTTGTGGCGTGTTGTGACGTTAAttaattcttttgttttgttcacATGAAACGAAAAAAGCATAGAGAAGACAAAGTTTGTGAGGAGAACTCAATTGGGTAGAAAGATACTCCGCtgatttataagcaaaattttacttttgagattcattcaataatggatttatttggtctataatataagtcagatatattagtttttcaatgaatctgaaaagttgacttttgcttGTAATTAAagatggagggagtaatttttATGAGACTTGTTGAGAAAGTGTAGGAAAGTGAATTTGAGAATGATTAAGCTCAtatttggattaacttatttttgagcttatacaaataacttatgtaatttttatgtattattataagtttgtcaaggtaatttatgataaaatagcttatgaaaatacaattttcactagtgataacttatgaaataacataaaacttaatctatattgcataaactgtttgcataagctcaaaaataagttaatccaaacggggcctaaattaattttatctattatgatttatttatttttggataaattatgttttcctttcctacaaaattagtgaatttttattttcatctatataaaaaaattacttgttttcatctctaaaaaaaagttcttttatttttaatccctAATGTTTAACATGATATATAGacataatatatacatgttttgAACAtagttataaaaatttaaaaaatggctATAACACTGactttaaaatgaacaaaaattagTCATTatgactaaaaacaaaacattttt
It contains:
- the LOC123903823 gene encoding ATP-dependent 6-phosphofructokinase 5, chloroplastic-like: MDTLSHVITPNITILHHSSSSLRYSNNSRLFRSFRVTNNVRVFSQLKNQNNNTINSIDSDYVIDYNDPDWKSKFKEDFEARFRLPHVTDTFPDEESMPSTFCLKMRTPMTKDFPGNYHSGEDWHGYINDNDRVLLKTIYHSSPTSAGAECIDPGCNWVEQWVHRAGPRKNIYFKPEEVKAAIVTCGGLCPGLNDVIRQIVLTLEIYGVTQIVGIPFGYRGFTDADLTEVQLSRKVVQNIHLSGGSLLGVSRGGPGVDEIVDSLEERGINMLFVLGGNGTHAGANAIHNECCKRRLKVSVIGVPKTIDNDILLMDKTFGFDTAVEEAQRAINSAYIEAHSAYHGIGIVKLMGRSSGFIAMQSSLASGQIDICLIPEVPFNLHGPHGVLSHLKYLIESKGSAVVCVAEGAGQNLLQKTNDTDASGNVKFGDIGVYIQQETKKYFKEIDVLADVKYIDPTYMIRACRANASDGILCTVLGQNAVHGAFAGYSGITVGTCNTHYAYFPITEVISHPQLVDPNSRMWHRCLTSTGQPDFI